A window of Piliocolobus tephrosceles isolate RC106 chromosome 13, ASM277652v3, whole genome shotgun sequence contains these coding sequences:
- the SCT gene encoding secretin, translating into MAPRPLLLLLLLLGGSAARPAPPRARRHSDGTFTSELSRLREGARLQRLLQGLVGKRSEQDAENSTAWSRLGAGLLCPSGSDTPTLQAWMPLGGAWSPWLPPGPRPGVMVSEPAGAAGEGTLPAR; encoded by the exons ATGGCCCCCCGgcccctcctgctgctgctgctgctcctcggGGGCTCCGCCGCGCGCCCCGCGCCCCCCAG GGCCCGGCGACACTCGGACGGGACGTTCACCAGCGAGCTCAGCCGCCTGCGGGAGGGCGCGCGGCTCCAGCGGCTGCTGCAGGGCCTGGTGGGGAAGCGCAG CGAGCAGGACGCAGAGAACAGCACGGCCTGGTCCAGGCTCGGCGCGGGTCTGCTCTGCCCGTCCGGGTCCGACACGCCCACCCTGCAGGCCTG GATGCCTCTGGGCGGGGCCTGGTCTCCCTGGCTGCCCCCTGGGCCCAGGCCTGGGGTTATGGTTTCAGAACCTGCCGGTGCTGCTGGAGAAGGAACCCTGCCAGCGAGATGA